In one Vanacampus margaritifer isolate UIUO_Vmar chromosome 11, RoL_Vmar_1.0, whole genome shotgun sequence genomic region, the following are encoded:
- the casq2 gene encoding calsequestrin-2, translating to MLSLWLFLLPCLGLVPVAPAEKGLEFPQYDGKDRVLDINDKNYKKALKQYNMLCLFYHEPVADSKEQQKQHQMTELVLELVAQVMEDKDVGFGMVDSQKDAKVSKKLGLEEEGSVYVFKADHVIEFDGWLSANTLVEFLLDLLEDPVEIIDNALELRAFDRMEEDIRVIGYFKGEDSEHYDAFKEAAEQFQPYIKFFATFDKSVAKELTLKLNEVDFYEPFMEEPVTIPGKPHSEDDLVDFIHEHRRPTLRKLRAEDMFETWEDDIEGIHIVAFAEEEDPDGFEFLEILKEVARDNTHVPELSIVWIDPDDFPLLIPYWEKTFKVDLFRPQFGVVNVTDADSVWMLMDEVEDLPSAQELEDWIEDVLSGKVNTEDDDDDDDDDDDDDDDDDDDDDDDDDD from the exons ATGCTTTCCCTCTGGTTGTTCCTGCTCCCGTGCCTGGGCCTGGTGCCCGTGGCCCCAGCCGAGAAGGGCCTGGAGTTCCCGCAGTACGACGGCAAAGACCGCGTCCTGGACATCAACGACAAGAACTACAAGAAGGCCTTGAAGCAGTACAACATGCTGTGCCTGTTCTACCACGAGCCCGTGGCCGACAGCAAGGAGCAGCAGAAACAACACCAGATGACCGAGCTGGTGCTGGAG CTAGTGGCCCAGGTCATGGAAGACAAAGATGTCGGCTTTGGAATGGTCGACTCCCAAAAAGATGCCAAGGTGTCGAAGAAACTAG GCCTGGAGGAGGAAGGCAGCGTGTACGTGTTCAAGGCCGATCATGTGATTGAGTTTGACGGCTGGCTCTCGGCCAACACCCTCGTGGAGTTTTTGCTGGAT CTTTTGGAGGACCCCGTGGAAATAATCGACAACGCTTTGGAGCTGAGGGCCTTCGACAGGATGGAGGAGGACATCCGCGTCATCGGCTACTTCAAGGGCGAGGACTCGGAAC atTACGACGCTTTCAAAGAGGCAGCCGAGCAGTTTCAACCCTACATCAAGTTCTTTGCCACCTTTGACAAATCT GTGGCCAAAGAGCTGACCCTGAAGCTGAACGAGGTGGATTTCTACGAGCCCTTCATGGAGGAGCCTGTCACCATCCCGGGAAAACCTCATTCTGAGGACGACCTGGTCGACTTCATCCATGAGCACCGACG GCCTACTTTGAGAAAGTTGCGTGCAGAAGACATGTTTGAGACATGG GAGGACGACATCGAGGGCATCCATATTGTGGCTTTTGCAGAGGAGGAGGACCCGG ATGGTTTTGAGTTCTTGGAGATCTTGAAGGAGGTGGCCCGGGACAACACGCACGTGCCTGAGCTCAGCATCGTGTGGATTGATCCTGACGACTTTCCCCTG TTGATCCCCTACTGGGAGAAGACCTTCAAGGTGGATCTCTTCAGACCGCAGTTCGGAGTCGTCAACGTTACAGAT gccgACAGCGTGTGGATGCTGATGGACGAAGTGGAGGATCTGCCCTCAGCCCAGGAGCTGGAAGACTGGATCGAAGACGTACTCTCTGGAAAAGTTAACAccgaggatgatgatgatgatgacgacgacgacgatgatgacgacgacgacgacgacgatgatgatgacgatgacgatgatgactaa
- the slc5a3b gene encoding sodium/myo-inositol cotransporter → MSSAKMGPGMETADIAVVALYFVLVLVIGFFAMWKANRSTVSGYFLAGRSMTWIVIGASLFVSNIGSEHFIGLAGSGAAGGFAVGAWEFNAILLLQLLGWVFIPVYIHSGVYTMPEYLSKRYGGTRLKVYFAFLSILLYIFTKLSVDLYAGALFIQESLGWNLYLSIVLLISMTAILTITGGLVAVLYTDALQAVLMISGALTLTIISLVKVGGLQGVRAKYMEAVPNVTAILATGNYTYSPSCRIQPKPNSLRILHGPLDEDIPWPGFILGQTTASIWYWCADQVIVQRVLAAKNIAHAKCSTLMAGILKILPMFVIVIPGMISRILFTDDIACIGPEHCMAVCGSHAGCSNIAYPRLVMAVMPVGLRGLMMAVMIAALMSDLDSIFNSASTIFTLDIYQTVQKKASQRELLIVGRLFVVLMVAISIAWVPVIIEMQGGQTYLYIQEVAGYLTPPIAALFLLGVFWKRCNETGAFWGGMTGFTLGTIRLVLAFMYRQPHCDQPDTRPAFIVHVHYMYVAAGLFWISGFVAVVVSLLTPPLDEHQIRTTTVWGLRHVEKLPDNKKDRELMNTLTEKNLCSGDASLHKGLPPDVRKERCLDGADIKLLVPSTDHDPATPSAEPSPASTPADRFAKLDEGERHEASRCIRLLDWFCGFKEPSKDAQPRAPQDNARVIAEMLHEPPRVKLFLNLGLLLVCSVGIFMFVVFSL, encoded by the coding sequence atGTCATCTGCGAAAATGGGTCCTGGAATGGAAACGGCCGACATTGCTGTGGTTGCGCTCTACTTCGTCCTAGTGCTGGTCATCGGCTTTTTCGCCATGTGGAAAGCCAACCGCAGCACTGTGAGTGGCTACTTCCTGGCCGGACGCTCCATGACGTGGATCGTGATCGGCGCCTCGCTCTTCGTGAGCAACATCGGCAGCGAGCATTTCATCGGACTGGCCGGGTCGGGAGCGGCGGGCGGCTTTGCTGTCGGCGCTTGGGAATTCAACGCCATTCTGCTTCTGCAGCTGCTCGGCTGGGTCTTCATTCCCGTGTACATCCACTCGGGTGTGTACACCATGCCCGAGTACTTGTCAAAACGCTACGGGGGAACTCGGCTGAAGGTCTACTTTGCTTTCCTGTCAATTCTCCTCTACATTTTCACCAAGCTGTCCGTGGACTTGTACGCCGGCGCTCTCTTCATCCAGGAGTCCCTCGGGTGGAACCTTTACCTGTCTATAGTCCTGCTCATTAGCATGACCGCCATACTCACCATCACCGGTGGGCTGGTGGCTGTTCTGTACACAGATGCCCTTCAGGCCGTGTTGATGATCAGTGGAGCGTTAACGTTAACCATCATCAGCCTCGTTAAAGTGGGTGGGCTGCAAGGTGTCAGAGCTAAGTACATGGAAGCTGTCCCCAATGTTACCGCCATCTTGGCCACGGGGAACTATACCTATTCTCCCTCCTGCCGTATCCAACCCAAACCCAACTCCCTGCGCATCCTCCATGGCCCCTTGGATGAAGACATCCCATGGCCGGGTTTCATTCTCGGCCAAACCACCGCCTCCATTTGGTACTGGTGCGCTGACCAGGTCATAGTTCAGAGAGTGCTCGCCGCGAAGAACATCGCTCACGCGAAATGCTCGACACTCATGGCGGGAATCCTTAAGATCCTTCCCATGTTTGTAATCGTCATCCCGGGCATGATCTCCCGCATCTTGTTCACAGACGATATCGCCTGCATCGGACCCGAGCACTGCATGGCCGTGTGCGGCTCCCACGCCGGCTGCTCCAACATCGCGTACCCGCGTCTGGTCATGGCCGTGATGCCCGTGGGACTGCGCGGCCTGATGATGGCGGTCATGATCGCCGCCCTGATGAGTGATCTGGACTCCATCTTCAACAGCGCCAGCACAATCTTCACCCTGGATATCTACCAAACCGTTCAAAAGAAGGCGTCCCAACGCGAACTGCTCATCGTGGGGCGCCTTTTTGTGGTGCTCATGGTGGCCATCAGTATCGCTTGGGTTCCCGTCATCATCGAGATGCAAGGCGGGCAGACGTACCTTTACATCCAGGAGGTTGCCGGCTATCTCACCCCGCCCATCGCCGCTCTCTTCCTGCTTGGCGTGTTCTGGAAGAGGTGTAATGAGACAGGGGCGTTCTGGGGAGGCATGACGGGTTTCACGCTGGGTACAATCCGACTGGTCTTGGCGTTTATGTACCGCCAGCCTCACTGCGACCAACCGGACACCCGACCTGCTTTCATCGTTCACGTCCACTACATGTACGTGGCAGCCGGTCTGTTCTGGATCTCGGGCTTTGTGGCCGTGGTGGTGAGTCTTCTCACACCTCCGCTGGATGAGCATCAAATCCGCACTACCACGGTGTGGGGACTTCGTCATGTTGAAAAGTTGCCTGACAACAAAAAGGACAGAGAGCTAATGAACACGCTGACTGAGAAGAACCTCTGCAGCGGCGACGCAAGCTTGCACAAAGGTTTGCCGCCAGATGTCAGAAAGGAAAGATGTCTGGACGGCGCCGATATCAAACTCCTGGTCCCGTCCACGGACCACGACCCGGCCACCCCCAGCGCAGAGCCGTCCCCCGCCAGCACCCCCGCGGACAGGTTCGCCAAACTGGACGAGGGAGAACGCCACGAGGCCAGCCGCTGCATTCGCCTGTTGGACTGGTTTTGCGGCTTCAAGGAGCCGTCGAAGGACGCTCAGCCCAGAGCGCCGCAGGACAACGCCAGGGTGATCGCGGAGATGCTGCACGAGCCCCCGCGAGTCAAACTGTTCCTCAACCTCGGCCTGCTGTTAGTCTGCTCCGTGGGCATCTTCATGTTTGTCGTTTTCTCGCTGTAG